The sequence CACTGAACGAGGCGCTTGACGTCGCGGTGGCCTGCTTCCGATCCCTGTCGGATTCGTAACCTCGCCGCTCGCGGGCGGTGTATGCAGGATCGTTCTGGCTGGGGGCGTCTTGACCATGCAGGTCAACACACTCGAAGAGCTGCTCTTCCCTGGAGTGCGGCCAAGGGCGGGTGGTTGGCGTTCGTCGATGCGGCCTTGATGATCGACGCCGCTGCTTGCGGCCCGCCCGGAAGATGCCCGCAGTGCGACCACCCGGCGTGCGCGTTCACAGTCGGTACTGGCGACACATAGCCGACCTGCCCCTGGGCGGCCAGAAGATGGCTGTGCATCTCCGCGTGCGGCGGTTCTTCTGCGATCAGGGCGAGTGCCGACGTCGGACATTCGTGGAACAGGTGGCGGGCCTGACCGAGCGACGACTCAGCTCTTCAACTGCAGCGCGATCGGCCATGAGAGCGATCGCGGTGCAACTCGGCGGACGTCCGGTCCGGCGCCTTTGCCGGAAATTGCAACTCCATGGCCGGCGAAGCTCACTCCTGGGACAACTCACATCCCCACCCGCGCCAGCGCGGGCACCGCGGATACTCGGCATCGACGAGTTCGCTTTCCACCGGGGCCGGACCTACGGAACCGTCCTCGTCGATGCCGAGACCTCCATCCCGGTGGATGTCCTGCCCGACCGGGAGACCAGGACGGTCGCCGCCTGGCTCCGACAACCGTCCTCGCCGAGGACATCAGAAGAAGGGCTTTTGTACTGGGTGCACAGACAGTCGAGTTCGAGCTCTTCTTGGAGGGCGTCGAAACCCCCGACCCGACTGAAGCTCTCCGCCCGTTTCGGAGGCAGTAAAACGCCCCAGTCCCGCAGCCGTCGTCGGACATCCGCAGGACCGGGGCGTCAGCAATTCCCTACGGAACCTTCACCTTGACGACAGGCGTTGTGGCATCGCCGATTTCGACGGTGGTACCCGGGCTGGTGCAGTGCGTCGAGCCCTGGAAGTTGCCCGACCAGTTCACCTTCTTGCCACCCGCCTCAGGCGTATAGAAGGTCGTCTTCGTGCCGTCCGTCTTGACCGAGCGCGTCTCACTCGATGTCGCGGCCGTCGAAGGAGCCTCGCCGGTGGAATACATCAAATGGCCTTTGCAATGGGCCTTGATGGTCGGCACGCTGCCTGCGCACTCGACGCGGGTCTTGTAGATGACACTCTTGGCGCCCTTGGACCAGTGCGGCCTGTCAGCCGATGCCTTGCAGACGAACTTGGGTCCGTCCGCCGCATGGAGGCTGTCGGCCATCGCGGGACCAGTGGTCAGACCGCCGACCATGATGAGGCTCATAGCTGAAATAGCAGTCGCCCTGAGCGGGTTACGCACACTTCCCCCTGCTTCGCATAACGGTGGGCCCGGTCACGGCCCTGAGTAGATGTTCGAAAGGGAGATTACCCAGAGAGATGGCAAACGATCAAGGAGCGTCCCGTTTCAGACAAACCTCGAACGACACCTGCCACCACTGTGGGTAGCGGAGGCGTGGGCCGTGGCGTCACAGTTCGCCCGGGCGGCGCCCGACATTGGCTGTGCCCGGGGGTGCGTTTTTGTCGCACCGAGTCGACCCATGAGATGTGAACGGCTTCATGTCGCCCAGCAATTGATATTCCGGAATGGTCCGACATAAAGGTCACGAAAGTCAGAACGGGCGCGTCCAGAATGTGACAAGGCACCTCGGCGTACTGACTACAGCGTCATGGACACCCGAACCTCACTGGGCCGCGATTGACAGGGGCTCCGCGTCAATGAGCGATCGCGCCCCCTTCGTGGTGAAGCCGACCAACTGGTGGGCTTGTCCGTGGTGTCGGGTACTGCGGGACCGCTTTCGGGGTGTTGGGGACAGATCTCGTCCATGCTGCCTTCGGGGAAGCCGCGGCCGGAGCCCATGCCGCTGACGTCACGTCGGCGGACCGCCCGCGAGGCGGGCCGTTACGGTTGCCCCATGCACGTACGAGGAGTGGATCCGCAAGACACCACCTGGGAGCAGGATGACGCCACCTACCGTGCGTACTTCTGGGACAGGTCGGCGAGGACATCGGACGAGTATGAGATGACCGGGGCCGACGTCGAGGAGGTCCTGGCCTGGGCCCGAGCCAAGGCGCAGAAGGCGGGCTCGGCCTACACGCTGTACGTGCGCGTCACCGACGAGGGCAGGCCTGGGCTGGTCCGCCTGAGCGGAGTGGCGGGCGACCCGTTCGCTTGAAATCCCGGCCCACCTCCAAGAGCGTTTTGTTCTGACGGGGTAGTTGGTTCGAGGTTCGGATGTCGCGACCGATGCCGAGCCTCCAGCCGCGAACCGCTCCGGACGGCGCATATCGCGGTGACCGATATCAGCTCCCCGGAGCTCTACCAGCGCATCGCGCGAAGCCTCGGCCGCGACGTTACGGAAGACACCTCCGAGGCGCGTGGTGAGTGGCAGCGGGAGGCACTCCAGCTCCATCAGCTCTACCGGTATCAGTGAAGGCTCCTGGTCGGCTCGGGTGCGGATCGTGGAGCGAGCGGGGGCGTCAGGCAGAATCCCGGTGTGACATCCATGGGGATCCTGACCGAGCTGCAAGCCGGCATGGCAGAACTGTCCACCCCGATGCGGGTGTACGTGGCGGCCGGGCGGTTCACCGAGCCGGACCCCGACCTGCCGGAGCTGGCGGCACAGGTCCGCGCGCTGCTGGCCGTGGTCGCGGTGGACGAGGCCTGGCGGCGCTTCCTGCAAGGGTACGTCCCGCCGTCCGTCCCTGAGATCTGCGCCGCTCTGGAACCGGTGGAAACCCACGGCGCCGCCGCGTTCCTGGCCTGGGTCGCGGCCGTCGACCTGGTCTGGCCGAGCCACCGGCACCTGCCCGTCGAGACCGCCGAGCGCGCGGCGGAACGGGTGGTGTCCTTGCTCGGACCGGAGGCCAGCTGGTGGACGAACCACGACGCCGGATGCGGCGCCGTGAACGGGCTCACCTCACTGTTCGACAGCCTGCTCGCGGGAACGGACGGTGAGCACTTCGCGCTGGCCCTGCAGATCGCCGACGACTGAGCGCCCCGCCCGTAGGAGTGGTCATCAGTCTCTGCGCGCGCGGACGCACGGCGCACGCGCCAAGGAGGCCCGCATTCCTGATTTCGATGCTGCGGCGCACTCTCGCCCCGTTCGTGGCGCTCTGCTTGTCACCGCCGGAACCGTTGCCGGGACAGCCGTACGGCTTGCCCTGGCTGCCCCCTGCGACTGCGGCGTGCGGTGCTGCGAGCGGTGGCCGAACGGGGCTCCACCCCTGAGGAAATGGACATGATGCACAAGCTTTCCGACGACGAACGCCGGCGCCTCATCACCGACTTCATCGATGACACCTTCGGCGGGCTCGACGCCAATGCCGAGTTCGTGGACATGATGCGCTCGGCCATGCCTGACCTGCCGGACGACCCCGAACCCGATCAGGTCGACGCCTGGGTGGAACTCGCCGAGCTCACCCAGGACTCCGACTTCCGTGCCGCCGTCCGCCGCATGGCGGAGTACCAGGCAGCCGAGCGCGCTCAGGGCGACGTCACCGGCTTGCACCACGACCTGACCGAAACCGTCCGTGACCGCGTCGGCCGCGCGTTCGACGCCGGCATCGCCCCTGCTTCCGCCGAGGCAACACCCGTCATCGACGCCCTCACCGCCCGTTACGCGCACACCTTCGGCCGTGCCGACGACGCCGACTTGCGCCACTGGCTGCTGGCACGCCTGGAGATCGCCGGTGACCCCCGCGCGGAGCGCTACTGGTACCTGCTGGCTGTCATCAACGGATGGCCCGTGCCACCCAGCCTGGCGCCGGTGTTCACGTGGTTCACAGAAGCCTTGCGCGCCCGCACCCGGCAGTAGTCCCGTGACTTGCGGTCGGCCCGGTCCTCGCGGCTTCGACCCCTGCCGCGAAGGTCTCGGGGCGTTCCATGAGGTGGCCGCCCTCGAAGCGGGCTCCGGCGTGCACGAGGGCGACGAGATTGCTCCTGGCCGAGTGTCCAGCTTCGAAGAGCGTCGGGGTGCATGCTCGGCGGGGACAGGCGGTGCGCGAGTACGTTGTGTATCTCCCGGGTCCAGTTGCCCGGCAAAGAAGTTGTGTTGCGATGCAACCTGCCTCCCAGCCCGTGCGTATTAGAGGCGATACCGCACCTCATCCGGGGGGATTACATGTATTTGGACCGTTCGGCCGTTCGGACCGTCGGCCGTTTCGGCGCTGTTGCAGTGGCCTGCGCGGCCTTGTTCTCGGCCGTCGGCTGTTCGGCGGACTCGGGTTCTGGCGTCAGGGTGGCCGCTGACGGGCCGGATGCCGGGGCCTCCACCACGGCGGCCGGCAAGGCTGCGGGCGGGCACAACGGCGGCGCGGGCAAGGCGTCCGGCGCACGCTCGGTTCCGTCGGTGCCGGAGCCCGCGGTGCTTGCGCAGGCGCAGGTGAACATATCCGACGGGCAGACGGTCGGTGTGGGTATGCCGATATCCGTCTCTTTCGCCCGGCCGGTCCCCGCCGCGGACCGCAAGAGCGTGGAGCGCTGGCTGCGCGTGCAGACCTCGTCCGGCACGAGGGGCGCGTGGAGCTGGGTGAAGGGCCACAACCTTCTGGACGGGCAGCGCGTCGACTTCCGCCCCAGCACCACCTACTGGCAGTCCGGCACCCAGGTCACCCTCCGTCTCGGCTCGCACGGCGCCCGCCGCTTCACCATCGGCCGGTCGCTGGTCGCCACGGTCGACGCGAAGACGCACATGATGACCGTCCGTACCGGCGGTGGTACACAGCGCATCCCGGTCACCACCGGGGCGCCGGGGATGGACACCTGGAGCGGGACGATGGTCGTCATGGACAAACAGTCCAAGGTGTATATGGACTCCCGCACCGTGGGCCTCGGCGACACCTACCATGGCTACTACTACTGGGCCGTGCACCTGACGACGTCGGGGACGTACGTGCACCAGAACCCGCGGGCGAACACCGAGGCCGGACACCGTAATGTCACTCACGGCTGTGTCGGCCTGGCCTCCAACGGCATCGCCCAGCGCTTCTACGACCAGGTACAGGTCGGCGACGTCGTCACGGTCACCGGGGCGGACAAGGACATCGTCGCCGCCGGCAACGGCTACGGCGACTGGAACCTGACCTGGAAGCAGTGGCTCGCGCAGAGCGAAGCCGGCGCCACCACGACCGCATGACCCCCATCGCACCGGCCCTGCGCCCCACGCCGTAAGAAGAGAGCACGACAAGGTGACCGAGGACGAGTTCGACCTCTTCTACACGGCTGCCTGCCCACGTCTGGTGGGTCAGCTGTACGCCCTGACGGGCGACTACGCCGAAGCCCAGGACGTGGTCCAGGAGGCGTTCGCACGCGCCTGGGAGCGGCGTTCGTCCGTCCTGAACGGCGACCGGGATCCGGAGGCGTGGATCCGCACGGTGGCGCACCGTCTGGCGATGAGCCACTGGCGGCGGGCGCGCCGCTGGTGGGAGCTGGTGCGGGGCGAGTCCGCGCCACGGCCGGTGCCCGAACCGAACCCGGACCATGTGGCGTTGGTCTCCGCTCTGCGGCGTCTGCCGGAGGTCCAGCGGACCGCGATCGTGCTGCATCACCTGTGCGATGTGAGCGTGGAACAGATAGCCGCCGAGACCGGTGCGGCCGTCGGCACCGTCAAGGCACGCCTGTCACGCGGCCGTACGGCACTCGCCGCTCACCTGGTGAGCGAGGAAAACCACTCCACGGAGGAAGCCTGTGTCTGACCAGCCACCACCGCATCCCCTGACCGAGACGGAGCTGTCGGCCCGGCTCCGTGGCCTGGCCGCGCAGGGCGCGGCACCGGCCACAGGGGCACAGGCGAGGAGCCGGGCGCAACGCCGCCGCCGCAGCCAGCGCGTTGTGCTCTCCACCACCGTGCTCGCGGCGGCGGCTCTCGCCGCCGTCGCCTCCGGCGCCCTGGGCTCCGACACCGAGGCGGCCGCACCCCCTGCGGCGTCCGTGTCCCACACCCCCACACCCGTCCCGTCCCCGGCGCACGTCCAGCGGGTGACGATCGACCTGGACGCCCACACACTGACCATCAAGGGCAGGAGGTTCCCCATCAGCGGGGTGCAGGACAACTGCCCGATCGGCGAGAGGGAGGTCACGGTCACCGCCAAGTACCCCACCCTGACCATGCCCCCCGACAAGTACTCCAGGCTGACCAAGTATGTGGACGTCAGGCAGTGGACTGTCACCTTCACCGACCGCCATCATCACGAGCGGCTGCTGATGTGGGCGCTGGACCCCTCCGCCGGTCTCAACAGCATCGGCAACAACGCCGGCCCCGGCTCCATCGCCCTCGCGCCCCAGGACGGCAAGTGGGTGTACGACGCCATCAAGCCCGGCGCACGTGTGGAGATCAAGGGCCGGCAGGCCGCGAGCGCGGACCCGGACTCCGTGTGCTACGACCGCCACCCGGTCACCGGCGACCACTGATAACGAACCGGCAGCGCGGCGTGGGCACGCCGACCGCACCGGTCCAAGGCTGCGCGAATACCACGCCGGTGACCTCCAGGGTATCGACGCAGGCAAGAGCCCGCCGCCCCTGCCGACCCGCCCGACACCAGCGCTGTCCCGGCCGGGCATGTCGGGAGCCCATTCCACGTACTCCGTCGGAACGGATCGATTCCGTGTATTCCGCTGGAAGGAACCGATTCCGCGCATGAGGATCGTCGGCGCCCATGGGACGGATGTATTCGAAGAATATGGACAACTGAACAAGTTCCCCGTCCAGCCCGTCAGTTCGGCCAGTCCTCGTGTCTGCCCGGCTGTCCGCTCAGCCGGCACACCCTGCATCATGCCCAGCCGACGACCGGCCGCAGACCAGGCCAATTGCCCGCACGGGCAGACACGTTGACCTCCGGCTGCATACATGTGTGATGGCTGATGCAGAGCGTTTGGCTTTCCTTCATCCAAAGCCCCCCTCCTGAAAGCGTCGAACCCCGATGACCGAAGCACCTGTCAGGACACCCGAGAACACCTTCCTTCCGGGGGGCCGGCGCCGGCACCGCAAGCCCGGACAGAGTGGCACGGGAACCGGCCTGCGCCGGGCCCTCGTCCTCGCCATGGCCGTGCCCGTGGCGTCCGCCGCCCTGGCGGGTCCGTCCGCCTTCGCCGCCCAAAAGGGCGCCGGCGCGACGGCCAAGACCCACGGCCTGGACACCGGGGACCAGCAGATGGCCAAGAACCTGAAGACCCGGGTACTCGATCAGCGGCTGGGCTCGAACGTGAGCGGCGTGGTCCTCAACGCGGACTCGGCCACCACTGTCTGGGGCCACAACGCCTCCACCGCGCTGATGCCGGCGTCCAACGCGAAGCTCGCCACTTCGACCGCCGCCCTGACCGTGCTCGGCCCGCAGCACCGGTTCACCACGAAGGTCGTCTACGGTCACGGCACGCTGACCCTCGTCGGGGGCGGCGACCGCACCCTGAGCACCGCCGACCTCGCGGAATTGGCGAAGACCGCGATCGCCGGACTCAAGGCCGCGGGCCGGACCACCGTGACGGTCACCGTCGACGACAGCCTGTTCCCGGAGCCGACCCTGGCCAAGGGCTGGAACAAGGGCTACTACCCCGACACCGTCGCCCCGGTCCGCGCGCTGGTCGTCGACGGGCACGGCGTCCAGGACACCTCCATCGACGCCGGGCAGGTCTTCGCCAGGCAACTCGCCGCGCATGGCGTCACGGTCACCGGCGACGTCACCCGTGCCACCGCACGCCCGACGGACGTTCCGGTGGCCCAGCACAAGTCGGCGCCGCTGTCGGACATCGTCCGTACGATGCTCAAGCGCAGCGACAACGACATCGCCGAGACCCTGCTGCGGATGACGGCCCTGGGCGCCGGCCGCCCGGCCACCTTCGAGGGCGGCACTGAGGCCGTGCGGCGGGTGCTGAGCCGGGTGTACGGCGTTTCGCTCGACAACTTCGAGCTCTACGACGGCAGCGGCCTGTCCCGGGCCGACCGCATCCCGGCCGCCACCCTCGCGCAGATCCTCGAACTGCTGACGCAGCCCCGCTACGCGCACACCCTCGGCGCCGTCCGGGACGGCCTGCCCGTCTCCGGTGAGGCCGGCAGCACGCTCGGGCCGGAGTACGGCCGCTTCGACGACGCCAACTCCAAGTGCGCGGTGGGCAAGGTGCGCGCGAAGACCGGCACCCTCACCGGCGCCATCGCGCTGAGCGGTCTGACTCGGGGCAAGGACGGCAAGTGGAAGGTGTTCTCCTTCGTCGAAAACGGCGCCACGGCCGACCCGAACGCCATCAAAGACGCCATGGACGGCCTCGCGGCGACCGTCAACGGCTGCTACGCGTAAGGGATTCGGCCTCGGGATTGGTGGGCTCTGGTATTCACCTGTCGCGACATCTCCCGGATGAGGAATGGCGTCGGATCCGGTCTGCCGCGGTGCGCCCGGCGTGCGAGAGGGACTCTGGATGGCCGGCGGCGTCGTGAAGTGGTTCAACGCTGAAAACGGCTTCGGTCTCATCGCCAAGGACGGCGGGACCGATGCGTTCGCCCATCGCAGCGACATCGCCGATAGCGGGTGCCGGGAACTAGTGGAGGGCGAGGAGGTGGAAGGCCACCTTCGCCGTGACCCAGGGGCAGAAGAAGCCACAGGCCGAGAACATCGTCCGCGACTGAAATAAGGATTCTGCCCCGCGTGGGGCTGCTGTGTATAGTGGACCTACCGACGCGGGGTGGAGCAGCTCGGTAGCTCGCTGGGCTCATAACCCAGAGGTCGCAGGTTCAAATCCTGTCCCCGCTACGAAACCGAAGGGTCCGGCATCGTTCGCCGGGCCCTTCGGCTTTTCCGGCCCCGCTTGACGGCCTCGGCGATCTGACCGGGCACCAGCATGCTTCGGAACTTCAGGTGCGCACGCGCAACGCACCGCACCTGTCCTGACAAGTCGCGCTGTCTTCGGAAGAGTCAACGAGTGCATCGTCCGCCAGCTCGTCACAGGTACAGCCGCCGCCGTGGCCTTGCTGCGACCGTCCGCGTCACGCGACCGGCCCTCGGGTTCTGGTGCTCTGGGCGACCGGCTCCATCAGGCGTTGCCCGCACTGCTCGTCGTGACGGCTGCCGCGGCCCTCGGCCGAGCGGCCGGCGCCCTCTCGTCCTACGCCGGCCGCAGGCTCACCCCCTGTTGACGCGGTCGTCGTTGCACGGCATCCGCGATGACCGCTGTCACGAGCTTGTTGACGACCGCCGTGGCCGGCGGGCCGGGGTCGCGGTCCGCGAACAGGAGATGCCCGCCGCCGACCAGGGAGAGGGTGAGTGAGTCGATGTCGGCGTCGGCCGCGATGCGGCCCAGTTCACGCTCGTCGGCCAGATAGGCGGAGATCGCGGTCGTGGCCTCGGCGAGGATCGCGATGCCGCCTCCGGGCCTGGCTTGCCGCAGCCGTGCGCGCAGCTCGTCCCGGAAGGTGATGAGCGGGATGACTGCCACCGGAATCGGTCCGAACAGGGTGGTCAGCGCGCTGGTGAGGTTGTCGGCCACCGTGCCGGTGCCGGCGGACTCGCGCAGCGCACTCGCCTGCGTCTCGAGCTGCGCGGCCCGGTCGAGCACGAGGTCGGTGAGGAAGGCGTCGAAGTCGGTGAAGTGCCGATGCAGGACGCCTTTGGCGCAGCCCGCCTCGTCGGTGACGGCCCGGCTGGTCAACCCGTTCGGCCCGTCCCGCAGAAGTACGCGTTCGGCGGCGTCGAACAATTGCTGCCGCGCGTCGCGAAGGTGCACCCCAGTCGGCACTCGCAGATCCTCTCGTGCGTCACTCTGCTGGCACCCGTTGCCCAGTGGGCGCACGCCCACTAAGGTGGGCGCATGCCCATCTTACCGCGACAGCAACCAGAACCGTCTCCGGCGGAGCCGCACAAGGCCCGGCGGATGGCCGAATCGTTCGGTGCGGACGTGCAACGCTACGACCAAGCCCGGCCCGGCTACCCCGAAGCGCTGGTGGCACGGATCGTCGCCGGAAGCCCCGGTCCTGACGTGCTCGACATCGGCTGCGGCACCGGCATCGCAGCCCGCCAGTTCCAGGCCGCCGGCTGCGCCGTGCTCGGCGTCGAGCCCGATGCGCGGATGGCCGACTTCGCGCGAGCCCGTGGCCTGCAGGTCGAGGTGGCGGCCTTCGAAGCCTGGCAGTCGGCCGGCCGGACGTTCGACGCGGTCATCGCCGCCCAGTCGTGGCACTGGGTGGATCCGGTCGCCGGCGCCGTGAAGGCGGCACGTGTGCTGCGTCCAGGGGGACGGCTGGCGATCTTCGGGCACGTGTACGAGCCGCCCGCCGAGGTGGCCGAACCGTTCGCCGCTGCCTACCGGCGGGTGGCGCCCGACTCCCCGCTCAACGGCCAACCGGCCCGACGTCCGCTCGGCCTCTACCAGGCGGCATACGCGAAGTTCGCCGACAGGATCCGCGAGACCGAACAGTTCGACGACCCCGAACAGTGGCGGTTCGACTGGGAGCGGTCCTACACGCGCGACCAATGGCTGGACCTGCTGCCCACCACCGGTGGCCTCACCCAACTCCGTCCCGATCAGCTGGCCGAGATATTGGACGCGGTCGGGGGCGCCATCGACTCCCTGGGCGGACGCTTCACGATGAACTACACCACCCTGGCCGCGACCGCCGTACGTGCTGACACCGCCTGAGTCCATCTGCCCAGTCGTCGCCGACCCAGAAATCCGCGCGGACATTCGACGCTCTGCCCGGCGTCGGCGGAGGAGCGCGGCCAGCCGCCTGGGCTGCCGTCGATGGGTCGATATGTGTGCTGAGGTCGCGTGGCGCTCGCTCGCCCCGGACCGCTGCCACCACCACACCGATCCCACCGTGCCCCGAGCCGTTCCGCCGGCGTACCTGTGCGTGATATTCCGGCCGTGCCGTCGGCCGGCTCGGGCGCCTGCCACAAAATAACCGCCGAGTAGCTCTCGTATCGTCAGATGCCCCGTGGACTGGTCAGTCTGCCTGGCGGGGCGGGGCGGCCCAGGGGGAGGAGGTACTGGACCGGCTCGTCGAGGTCGTCGAGGCCGAGGAGCTCGTGGGTCAGGTCGTCGTGGAGGCCGCCGAGCGGGAGAGTGGCGAGGCCGAACGCCGCCGAGGTGAGCAGCAGCGTCTGCGCGAGGTGGCCGGCCTCCAGCAGGCCCAGCCGCAGGGCCCGCAGGCCGTAGCGGCGGCGCAGCAGGCCGAGGTCGAGGTGGACGGTGAGTACCGCCGGGGCCTCGTCGATGCCCACCGCGTCCGGGTCGTCCGCCGGCCGGGAGAGGTACGAGGACAGTGCCTTGAGCTCGGCGACGGTCGGGGCCGGGCCGATCGGGAGCAGTGTGCGGCGCTCCGGCACGCAGTGGTACGTGCCCGCGGCCAGGCCCGCGACATCCAGCGCCACCAGGCGCACGCGCACGCTGTAGAGGGCACCGGCGCTCGGGTACGGGCGGTGCCGGAGGGTCTGTACGGTGCCGTCGGCGAGCGGCCGGTGCGTCGCGTGGCTCTCGGCGTACGCGGACCACAGCACCCCGCCCAGGGTCCCCGCGTCCAGCGGCCCGTACAGCGGTCCGCGCACGGAGCTGCGTCGGCACAGTGCCTCGGCGAGCGACAGTTCCGGCAAGGGGACGGCGGGCAACGGCAGTTCGGCCGTCAGCCGGGCCGCCGAAGGGGTCGGCGGCGGGGGCAGGTCGCGCAGCGCGGTGTCCTCGGGTCGTCCGATCCGGAACTTGCTGCGCTCCAGGTACTGGTAGTCGGCCGCGCGGTGCCCGGCGGGGAAGAACCCGGGGTCGTCCTCGGTCTCCAGCAGCGTGCGGGCCGCGAGGCGGCAGACGGCCCGCTCCTCGTCGGGGGTCACACCGAGCCGGTTGAACAGCATGTGCAGCTGGGACGCCCAGACCCAGGGCACACGGCGGGCGGCCTGCTCCGCGGGCACGGCGTCGCGCAACCGGGCGTCCGTGGCGCCCACCCGGCGCGCCCACTCCGCCAGCCAGTGCGCGGCGGTGCCCGCGTCGAGGGCGGCGCCGAGGGCCCCGGCGCGCCGGACCAGGCCCGGCCGCTGGAGGGCGAACACCGAGTTCACGCGGGAATGGACGGCGGCCCCGGGCAGCGGCTCCACCTCGGTGATCCAACGCCAGGAGGCGGCGTGCCGACGCAGCCAGCCCGCGGCCTGGAGTTCGTCGAGGCCGAGCGCGTGGGCGGTGGCATGGGCGAGGTCGAGGGCGAGCGGGAGCCGGGCGGCGCGGTCCGGGGTCGCGCGCAGCGCCTCGACGGCCGCGCGGGTGGAGTGGCAGAACACCTCCTCGGCGACGCGCAGCGCGGCGGGGCCGCCGTACCGCTCGGCCTCGGGTACGTACGGCACCTCGCGCACCTCGCCGTGCCGGGACGGCCAGGAGCCGGTGAACTCCGCGGGCCGGGCGGCCGCCAACTCCGCCAGGACGGCGGGAAGTCCGGCCGCCGCACCGGCGGGCAGCGGTCCCCGGAAGCGGATCCGCAGGTGGGGGCCGCCCTCGCCGTAGCGGATGAAGAACCAGGCGGCGCGCGGGTCGGCGGTCAGATCGTCCATCAGCGGAGCGAGGTCGTCGGTGACGAACGCGTCCGTCTCCGCGCCGCCGGTGTGCAGGGCGAGGTGCAGGCTGTGCCAGGCGTGTCCGGGGTACTCGGACGCGACCTCGGAGGCGGTCGGGCAGGGGCGGGGGCGGGGGCGGGCGGTCGTCATCGCGTCCTCACGGGAAGGGGTGGGGGTCGAGGGGCAGTTCGTCGCGTCGCGGCGGCCGGGCGGTACGGCCCAGCCGGTGGGGCACTGTCAGCAGCCGGTCCAGTCCCGCGGTGCGGCGGTTGACGTGCCCGAAGGTCATCGGAAGCGTGCCGGGGACGATCACCTTGGCGCAGTGCAGCCCCAGCCGGTCCCGTACGCCCGGCTCGTCCTGCGTGACCGCGATGACCTCCAGTCCCTCGGCGGCCAGCCGCTCCACGGTTCGCTCCAGCAGCCCCGTCAGGTCGGCCACCGGCTCGGGCGCCCCCGGCCACCGCTCGTACCACGGCGCCTCCGCGGTGTCGGCGAACAGGAAGTCCAGCCGGGGCTGCGCCTCGGGCAGGGTGTTGAGGCCGACGTGGTCGTCGAGGTCCAGCACCAGCTCGGGGCGGTCAAGCATCGGACGCAGCCGCTCCGGGTCCCGGGGACCGCCCGGAGCGCAACGGCGGGCGGACTCCTGGACGTTGGTGACCACCTCGGCGACCGCCGAGCGGATCGCCACCCGGGGGTCGTGATGGGCGCCGGCAGCCAGGAACACGCGGGGCGCGTCGGGATGCGCGC is a genomic window of Streptomyces griseochromogenes containing:
- a CDS encoding L,D-transpeptidase, producing the protein MSDQPPPHPLTETELSARLRGLAAQGAAPATGAQARSRAQRRRRSQRVVLSTTVLAAAALAAVASGALGSDTEAAAPPAASVSHTPTPVPSPAHVQRVTIDLDAHTLTIKGRRFPISGVQDNCPIGEREVTVTAKYPTLTMPPDKYSRLTKYVDVRQWTVTFTDRHHHERLLMWALDPSAGLNSIGNNAGPGSIALAPQDGKWVYDAIKPGARVEIKGRQAASADPDSVCYDRHPVTGDH
- a CDS encoding L,D-transpeptidase, with protein sequence MAADGPDAGASTTAAGKAAGGHNGGAGKASGARSVPSVPEPAVLAQAQVNISDGQTVGVGMPISVSFARPVPAADRKSVERWLRVQTSSGTRGAWSWVKGHNLLDGQRVDFRPSTTYWQSGTQVTLRLGSHGARRFTIGRSLVATVDAKTHMMTVRTGGGTQRIPVTTGAPGMDTWSGTMVVMDKQSKVYMDSRTVGLGDTYHGYYYWAVHLTTSGTYVHQNPRANTEAGHRNVTHGCVGLASNGIAQRFYDQVQVGDVVTVTGADKDIVAAGNGYGDWNLTWKQWLAQSEAGATTTA
- a CDS encoding TetR/AcrR family transcriptional regulator, whose product is MPTGVHLRDARQQLFDAAERVLLRDGPNGLTSRAVTDEAGCAKGVLHRHFTDFDAFLTDLVLDRAAQLETQASALRESAGTGTVADNLTSALTTLFGPIPVAVIPLITFRDELRARLRQARPGGGIAILAEATTAISAYLADERELGRIAADADIDSLTLSLVGGGHLLFADRDPGPPATAVVNKLVTAVIADAVQRRPRQQGVSLRPA
- the dacB gene encoding D-alanyl-D-alanine carboxypeptidase/D-alanyl-D-alanine-endopeptidase; this encodes MTEAPVRTPENTFLPGGRRRHRKPGQSGTGTGLRRALVLAMAVPVASAALAGPSAFAAQKGAGATAKTHGLDTGDQQMAKNLKTRVLDQRLGSNVSGVVLNADSATTVWGHNASTALMPASNAKLATSTAALTVLGPQHRFTTKVVYGHGTLTLVGGGDRTLSTADLAELAKTAIAGLKAAGRTTVTVTVDDSLFPEPTLAKGWNKGYYPDTVAPVRALVVDGHGVQDTSIDAGQVFARQLAAHGVTVTGDVTRATARPTDVPVAQHKSAPLSDIVRTMLKRSDNDIAETLLRMTALGAGRPATFEGGTEAVRRVLSRVYGVSLDNFELYDGSGLSRADRIPAATLAQILELLTQPRYAHTLGAVRDGLPVSGEAGSTLGPEYGRFDDANSKCAVGKVRAKTGTLTGAIALSGLTRGKDGKWKVFSFVENGATADPNAIKDAMDGLAATVNGCYA
- a CDS encoding class I SAM-dependent methyltransferase; amino-acid sequence: MPILPRQQPEPSPAEPHKARRMAESFGADVQRYDQARPGYPEALVARIVAGSPGPDVLDIGCGTGIAARQFQAAGCAVLGVEPDARMADFARARGLQVEVAAFEAWQSAGRTFDAVIAAQSWHWVDPVAGAVKAARVLRPGGRLAIFGHVYEPPAEVAEPFAAAYRRVAPDSPLNGQPARRPLGLYQAAYAKFADRIRETEQFDDPEQWRFDWERSYTRDQWLDLLPTTGGLTQLRPDQLAEILDAVGGAIDSLGGRFTMNYTTLAATAVRADTA
- a CDS encoding transposase family protein; the protein is MPAVRPPGVRVHSRYWRHIADLPLGGQKMAVHLRVRRFFCDQGECRRRTFVEQVAGLTERRLSSSTAARSAMRAIAVQLGGRPVRRLCRKLQLHGRRSSLLGQLTSPPAPARAPRILGIDEFAFHRGRTYGTVLVDAETSIPVDVLPDRETRTVAAWLRQPSSPRTSEEGLLYWVHRQSSSSSSWRASKPPTRLKLSARFGGSKTPQSRSRRRTSAGPGRQQFPTEPSP
- a CDS encoding SigE family RNA polymerase sigma factor — translated: MTEDEFDLFYTAACPRLVGQLYALTGDYAEAQDVVQEAFARAWERRSSVLNGDRDPEAWIRTVAHRLAMSHWRRARRWWELVRGESAPRPVPEPNPDHVALVSALRRLPEVQRTAIVLHHLCDVSVEQIAAETGAAVGTVKARLSRGRTALAAHLVSEENHSTEEACV